The Labilithrix sp. nucleotide sequence CGTCGCTCCTCGTCCTCGACGGGCTCCCGTCCGCGGAGGACCTCCGCGCTGCTCCGCTCGAGCACCGCGCGTTCCTCGTCGAGCTCCAGGCGTCGCTCGTCGCGCTCGACTGCACGGCGCTGCTCGTGACGAGCGGCGACGCGGACCACGCGACCGCCGACGGCGTCTTCGAGCTCGCGAGCACGCGCGCAGAGCTCCGGCGCGTGCGCGAGCTCACCGTCCGGAAGCTCCGCGGCGGCGGCCACATCGACGGGACGCACGTCTTCCGCGTCACGAGCGACGGCGTCGTCGTGTACCCGCGCCTCGAGGCGATCGAGCCGGACGCGCCCGGGGCGACGGCGCCGGTCCAGGACGGGCGCGTCCCCTTCGGCGTGGCGGGGCTCGACGACCTCTTCTCCGGCGGCGTCGCGCGAGGCTCGACGACGTTGCTCCTCGGTCCGTCCGGCGCGGGCAAGACCATCCTCGGCCTCCACTTCCTCGCCGCCGGCGCGGCGAGCGGCGACAAGGCGCTCCACTTCGGGTTCCACGAGCGATCGCAGGTGCTGCTGCGCAAGGGCGACCGGCTCGGGATGCGCCTCTCCGAGCACGCCGCCGCCGGCGACCTCGTCGTCCACTGGGAGCAGCCCTCCGAGGCGCTGCTCGATCAGGTGATGGCCGACCTCCTCGCGATCGTCGAGCGGGAGCGCGTGCGCCGCCTCTTCATCGACGGCTTCGCCGGGCTCCGCACCGCGGTGCACCCGGAGCGCCTCGCGGGGATGCTCGCCGCGGCGGCGGAGCTCCTCTCGCGCGCGGGGGTGACCACGCTCGTCACCGACGAGACGCGCGAGCTCTACGTGAAGGACGTCAGCGTCTCGACGCCGAACGTCTCCGCGACCTTCGACAACATCGTCCTCCTGCGCCGGGTCCTGCTCCACGCCCAGCTCGTGCACCAGCTCTCGATCATGAAGACGCGCGACACGCCCCACGACAACCGCGCGTGGGAGCTCGCGGTGACGCGGGAGGGCATGTTCCTCGTCGCGCCGTTCGACACGCCGGAGGCGCGCCGCCTCCGCGGCGACGGCAGCGGCGCGATCCCGAAAGAGCGGCCGGCGACGATGCCGAGGCGACGGCCGAAACGCGAGTAGACCGTTGACGAGCTCGATCTGCGCCACCCTCCTCGTCGTCGACGACGAATTCCCGACCCTGGACACGCTCGCCGAGGTCCTTCGCTGGGACGGCCACACGGTCCACACCGCGGCCGACGGACGGCAGGCGCTGGAGGTCCTCGCGAGCACGAGCGTCGACCTCGTCCTCCTCGACGTGATGATGCCGATCCTCGACGGGCTCGAGACGCTGCGCGAGCTGCGCGCGCGCCCCGAGCTCGCCGCGTTGCCCGTCATCCTCATGACCGCGGCCCCCAACGGCGTCCCGCACGACGCGCCGCCGCACGACGCGCTCCTCGTCAAGCCGTTCACCGCCGCCACCTTGCGCACGGTCCTCGCGCACTCGCTCGCGCTCCGCCGGTCGACGCCATGACCGCGGCGCGCTTGTTGCTGGGAGGTGGGACGTGAACACGGTCGAACGAGATGACGTCGCCGCCGCGCCGATCCTCCTCGGCGGGGGCCGGCGGGCGAACCTCCTCGCGCTAGAGGCGGCGATCGAAGGGTTGGGCCGGCCGGTCGTGTCGGCGCGAACGGAGAGCGAGGCGATCGCGCTCGCCTCGCTGATCGAGCCGGCCGTCGTCCTCCTCGATCTCGAAGGCATCGGCGCCGGCTTCGAGACGGCGGCGCAGATCGCGGGGGAACGACTCCGGCCGATCGTGCTCCTCACCGATCGCGCCGACGTCGCGCGGGGCTACGCGAGCGGAGCGGCCGACGTCCTCTTCGAGCCCTTCGATCCGGACGTCGTGCGCGCGAAGGTCGCGTTCTACGTCGCGCTCCACGAGCAGCGCGTGGCGGTGGAGCGCGAGCGCGCCGTGCTCGCAGATCGCCTCCGCCTCGTGCTCGACACGTCCGGCCTCGGGACGTGGGAGTACGACGCGCGCCGCGACGTCCTCCACGGCGACGACACGTGGCGCGCGCTCGTCGGCGCGCCGCGGACCCTCGACGAGCTGCGCGCGCTCCTCGGCGACGAAGACCGCGCCGCCTTCGACGCGGCCTTCCCCGACGGCGCGAAGGTCGACGTCCACGTCGCCGAGCGCGCGATCGCGCTCCGCTGGATCCGCAACGGCGACGACGGCGCGGCCCGCTCCGTCATCGGCACCGTCCTCGATCTCACGCCGCGACGTCGCGCCGACGAGGAGCGCGATCGCCTCACCGCCGAGCTCGCGGCCGCGCACCGGGTGGCGGAGGCGGCGCAGCGCGTGAAGGAGAACTTCCTCACGATCGTCTCGCACGAGCTTCGGACGCCGCTCCACGCCGCCCTTGGATGGTGCCAGCTGCTCCTCACCGAGGACGCGGTGGCGCCGGAGCGCGTCCGCGCGGCGTGCGAGGTCATCGCGCGGAACGTCGACGCGCAGGTCCGCCTCATCGACGACATCCTCGAGGCCTCGAGCATCGCGAACGGCGACCTCCGCATGTCGCTCGCGCCGGTGGACCTCGCGGCGATCGCGCGGAAGGCGCTCGACCACGCCGCGACCGCGATCGCGGCGAAGGGCCTCTTCCTCGAGGCCGGCGTGATGCCCGACGCGTGCTGGACGATCGCGGACGCGACGCGCATCCAGCAGGTGTTCTGGAACCTGCTCGCGAACGCGGTGAAGTTCACGCCGGCGGGGGGCAAGGTCGCCTTCTCGCTCGAGCGGAGGGACAGCGTCGCGCGCCTCGTCGTCTCCGACGAAGGGGTCGGGATCGATCCCGAGTTCCTCCCCCACGTCTTCGATCGGTTCCGTCAGGCCGACAGCTCGACGACCCGCGCGTACGGCGGGCTCGGCATCGGGCTCTCGATCGTCCGGCACATCGTCGAGCTCCACGGCGGGACGGTGGACGTGGAGAGCCTCGGCCCCGGCCGCGGCGCGTCCTTCGCCGTCCACCTCCCGCTTCGCGAGCCTCAGGGATCGTCGCACGAAGAGGCGGCGCCCTCCGCGTCGGGCCAGCGCGGGAGCGTCACGTAGAAGGTCGCGCCTCCGTCGTCGCGCGCCGCCTCGATCGCGCCGCCGTGCGCGTCGACGAGCTTCTTCACGATCCAGTGACCGACGTCGGGCGCCGCCGCGCGCCGGGCGCCGCTCGCCGCGCCGCGCACCGTGATCCGGACCTCCTCCTCGTCGCCGTCGAGCGCGACGTCGACCGGCCTTCCGCCGCCGAGCTTCAGCGCGTCGGTCACGAGGTTCGCGACGATCGTCTCGAGGTGAAGCGGGTCCCACGCGCCGAGCTCCGGCCCGCGCTGGCGGACGCGCACGACGGCGCCGGCGCTCTCCTCGCGCAGGCGGCGCGACGCGCGCTCCACGATCTCGCCGAGCTCGCACGGCTCGGTCGCGAGGGCGACGATCCGATCGGGCGGGATCGGCGCTTCGAGGAGGCGATCGGCCACCTCGCGGAGCCGCTCCGCCGACTCGGCGAGGACCGCGCAGCGATGGATCAGCCACTCGCGCGGGACCTCGTCGGCGCTGTCCTTGAGCCGCGTCTCGACGAGGTCGAGGCCGAGCGTGAGCCCCTGGAGCGAGCCGCGCATCGCGTGCCCGAGCATCGCGACGAGCGCGCTGCGGGAGGCCTCCGCGTCGACGCGCTGCCGCTCGAGGCGGCGGAGCGCGACGTGCGCGGCGGCGCGTTCGGCGGAGGTCTCGACGAGCGCGTCGGCGAGCGGCCCGCGGTCGGCGCGATCCCAGAGCGACAGCTCGACGCGCGCGCCGCGCAGCGTCCGGACGACGAGGTGTCTCGCGTCGCTCCGCGGCCGGCGATCGAGCGCGCGCTCGGTCGCCTCGTCGACGTGCACCGCCGCGACACAGAGCGCGGCGTCGTCGACGAGGACGTCGATCGTGCAGCCGTCCGCGACGAGCGGGACGAGGCCACGAGCGATCGCCAAGAGCTCCGCGTCATCGCCCATCGGCATCTGTCTCGTCATTTAGGTCTTCTCCGCGCTCCGCGCCAGTCGCGGGCCGCGTCGCCGGCCGCGCCGCCGGCCGCGGGAGTTGAAATCGCAGCGGCGCTGTATCACTCTTGCTCCGTCGTGCCTCGTGAGCCGTCCGAACGCCGCGTCCTCGTCGTCGACGACGAGCCCGAGGCTCACGGCCTCTTCCAGTTCTTGCTCGCGCCGCACGAGATCGCGTTCGAGTTCTTCAGCGATCCGCCCGCCGCGCTCGATCGCCTCGCCGAGGCCGAGTTCGACGTCGTCATGACCGACCTCGTCATGCCGAAGCTCGACGGCGCGCAGGTGTGCGAGCGCGCGACCGCGACCCGGCCGGACATCCCCGTCATCGTCTTCTCCGCCGAGGCGTGCATCGGCTCCGTGCGCGAGGCGATGCACGCCGGCGCGCTCGACTTCATC carries:
- a CDS encoding AAA family ATPase produces the protein MSPPLVPHDRLETGVAGLDRVLGGGLLRGGLHVVAGRAGVGKTTLASQIAFHSVARGARAVYATFLVEPHERLLHQLRSFAFFDGARVGRELVYLDAYPAFRAGGLDALTGALRGMIRDRDASLLVLDGLPSAEDLRAAPLEHRAFLVELQASLVALDCTALLVTSGDADHATADGVFELASTRAELRRVRELTVRKLRGGGHIDGTHVFRVTSDGVVVYPRLEAIEPDAPGATAPVQDGRVPFGVAGLDDLFSGGVARGSTTLLLGPSGAGKTILGLHFLAAGAASGDKALHFGFHERSQVLLRKGDRLGMRLSEHAAAGDLVVHWEQPSEALLDQVMADLLAIVERERVRRLFIDGFAGLRTAVHPERLAGMLAAAAELLSRAGVTTLVTDETRELYVKDVSVSTPNVSATFDNIVLLRRVLLHAQLVHQLSIMKTRDTPHDNRAWELAVTREGMFLVAPFDTPEARRLRGDGSGAIPKERPATMPRRRPKRE
- a CDS encoding response regulator, which encodes MTSSICATLLVVDDEFPTLDTLAEVLRWDGHTVHTAADGRQALEVLASTSVDLVLLDVMMPILDGLETLRELRARPELAALPVILMTAAPNGVPHDAPPHDALLVKPFTAATLRTVLAHSLALRRSTP
- a CDS encoding HAMP domain-containing histidine kinase, with product MTRQMPMGDDAELLAIARGLVPLVADGCTIDVLVDDAALCVAAVHVDEATERALDRRPRSDARHLVVRTLRGARVELSLWDRADRGPLADALVETSAERAAAHVALRRLERQRVDAEASRSALVAMLGHAMRGSLQGLTLGLDLVETRLKDSADEVPREWLIHRCAVLAESAERLREVADRLLEAPIPPDRIVALATEPCELGEIVERASRRLREESAGAVVRVRQRGPELGAWDPLHLETIVANLVTDALKLGGGRPVDVALDGDEEEVRITVRGAASGARRAAAPDVGHWIVKKLVDAHGGAIEAARDDGGATFYVTLPRWPDAEGAASSCDDP